One window of the Carnobacterium maltaromaticum DSM 20342 genome contains the following:
- a CDS encoding PTS fructose transporter subunit IIB encodes MKRKIIAVTACATGVAHTYMAAQALKKGAKGLGDMIKVETQGATGIENELTEKDVQIGEVVIFAVDTKVRNEERFAGKKILRVPVAAPIKDAEKIIKEALALVDIDS; translated from the coding sequence ATGAAAAGAAAAATTATTGCCGTAACAGCTTGTGCAACAGGAGTAGCTCATACTTATATGGCAGCCCAGGCCTTAAAAAAAGGGGCAAAAGGATTAGGAGATATGATTAAAGTTGAAACACAAGGCGCAACAGGTATTGAGAATGAATTGACTGAAAAAGATGTTCAAATTGGAGAAGTTGTCATTTTTGCAGTCGACACTAAAGTTCGAAATGAAGAACGTTTTGCAGGGAAGAAGATATTAAGAGTTCCGGTTGCAGCACCAATTAAGGATGCAGAGAAGATTATTAAAGAAGCATTAGCCTTAGTAGATATAGATAGTTAA